In Miscanthus floridulus cultivar M001 chromosome 5, ASM1932011v1, whole genome shotgun sequence, one genomic interval encodes:
- the LOC136451944 gene encoding uncharacterized protein, with protein sequence MASTGRSMLLSLLLFAVTLSLLEMYRAKFASSELMTIAGGFVCSLLFLLLLTFIGNYQEASGDRTGWGAVVVAQLVALTVAGTVHRVCITTCFLFSAGLLYEVDKLSGMILARSESKVRRH encoded by the exons ATGGCGAGCACGGGGCGGTCGATGCTGCTGTCCCTGCTGCTCTTCGCAGTGACGCTGTCGCTGCTGGAGATGTACAGAGCCAAGTTCGCCTCGTCGGAGCTCATGACCATCGCCGGTGGATTCGTCTGCTCCCTCCTCTTCCTGTTACTCCTCACC TTTATTGGAAACTACCAAGAAGCTAGTGGAGATAGAACTGGGTGGGGTGCAG TTGTTGTAGCACAACTTGTAGCTCTTACTGTAGCTGGCACTGTCCACCGCGTCTGTATCACAACATG CTTCCTGTTTTCCGCCGGGCTCCTTTACGAGGTTGACAAGCTCTCTGGCATGATCCTTGCGAGGAGTGAGTCTAAGGTGAGGCGGCACTAA